The region ATGATGTAATCCAGCTGCGCGGGCAGCTTATCAATATTCAGATCGAAGCTGAGGCTATGCTCGCCCACTGCAGCCTGAATGCTTTGCCAGGCTTGATCCTTCTCATCCGCCGACAGCGTCGAGCGATCCAGAATGATCGAACGGAAACTCTGGCCGGCAATAGCATCGTGATTCAGAATGGACGGCAGCTGCGCCGAGTAATTCGGCGTGATCAAACCATCCCGACCGATGGAGAGTATGCCCTGCGGAATATGCAGGAGCAGCGATTGAATCTCGGCCGTACGTTCCTCGACCTTGCCCTCAAGGTCCTGGTTGAGGCGCGTAATCATCTGCACATGCTCACGACGCTTGGCATTGATGCGGGCTCCCAGCGCGAGAGAAAGGATGGCAATTTCAATCGCGCCGCCGGTGAACTGGCCCCAGCGGGAAAAATTACTGGTGGGAAGCAGGCCGATAAGATTCAGAATCGTGCCCGTCACGCCCAGGAGGTAGCAGCCCCAGCCCGTGATGTAGAACATCGCAGGAATATATCGCTGACGGGAGATAAGAAAACCCGATGCCAGCAAAGTCGAAGTGGTCATGGACGCTGTAACAAGACAGATCGCGGTGCCGAAATATACGGAAATAAAGCCCGTGACGACGAGGTTCGTGGCATCCAAAGCCCCAATGGCGAGATAGATGCGTCTGAAGATGGGCAGCTTTTCTTTGATATTCAGAAAATGATAGCTGAAAAGAAGGGCTGTGATGGACACCATGTCGACGTTCATGCTTGTGAAGCGATTGGAAAAGGATTCCGCCCACCCCAACATGCTGAGGGACTGCTGGAACAGGCCAAGTGAGGCCGACTGATAGAAGAGATTGCAGGTCACATACAGCACATAGTAAAGATAGGTCCTGTCACGCAAGGAAAAGTACAGGAAAAGGTTATAAAGACAGATGACGAGATGGAATCCTACCAGGATTCCAATCCAACCATACTCGCGCGCATTGTGAGCAAAGAATTCATCCTGGGTCCAGATATGCAGCGGCAGCTGATGCGCGCCGTCCGCAAAGGTGCGCGCGTAGAAGCGATGCGAGCCAGGAGCGAGGGTCAAACGAAAGACAGCCTGCCTTGTGTGAATATCCCGCTCGATGAAGGGCCTTTGATCACCTGCTGCCTTTTTCAACCAGTCGCCTGCGGGATTCTGATAGTAAAGTTCCAGACTGTCGGCGAGGGTGAATTTATTTTCCAGAAGTATGGTGAGTTCTTGCTGCAGAGGATTGTGAATGGTGAATTTAACCCATTGGGGACCTCGCCGGAGTCCAAAATTCGGCACGGTTTCCTGCGAAGGTCGAAAGGCCTGGGCCGCATCCTTTTCCAGGATATCCTGGAGTCCGAGCTGCCCTGTTGGATCGGCAAGTATTTCGAAGTGACGACCGAGGGGGGCTCCCTTCATCGCGGGTGCGATGGAGTAAGGCTCAGCTGCATGGAGGCAAGGCGTCGGCAGGATCCAAAAGAGGAGTAGCCAGATGCCTGGTATCATGCGCGAAAGCGATGAGATTTTATCAAACACCCACACGATCAAAAGCATCGTCCTGCACTCAGGTTAACATGCTCTGTTTTTCGGAGTTTTTTCCGAGAAATTGAGGGCTGCTAGCCGTAAGGAAGCCCTGGCATGGGCCAGGGCTGACGCCTGCTTAGAAGGACAGCGTCCGAATCAGACTCTGCTCGGTGGCTCGCCATTCCTGAGCCGCCGTATCGAGGTCTTTATACTTGATAGCGCTGCTTTCCGGCAGGTAAGTATCCAGGACTTCGCGCAGTTCATCCCGCAGTCCTTCCTTCAGCGCAGCGACTTTCCAGTTGGCCTCGGCCGGAAACCTGGCGACTGTAATGGCCACCTGCTGACGCAGGGCGGAATCAGCGACAAAGGCAGGAAGCTGAAGGGCTGTGACCGTTCCATCGGGGTTGAAACGTTGGCCGGCGACCACACCCTCTGTGTTCAAAAGGAGGGCATGAGCCTCGGTCCCCACCCAGTTCAAAAGGCCATCTGTGAAGGGATTGTGAGCCAGTGGAGTGGTCACCGATGCGAGCCGTTCCCACTGAGCCCGCGGCAGTTCCTTTTGCAGTCGTGTTACGAAATCCCGCATGAGGGTCTCATAGCGCTGCTGCTCATCAAGACTGAAGGTGATGCTTTGCTCGCCTTCCACTTCCTGATAATCGCGCATCATCTTCCGCAGTGCGAAGGGCACTTCCTTTAACTCTTTTTCGCTGGGAAGAGCCAGCATTTTCTCCCAGCCGCCTTGCTTCATGAGAGCTTCCTGCATCAGTGCCTGCTCTTCAGCCAGGATTTTCTCGCTCACATAGTCATCCGGATTTTTATACTTGTGGCGAATCTGAATCAGAGGCGTTTCACTGGCCGTCAGCATCAGAAGATTGAAGCGGCTGCTCAGAACGCGTGAGGCCCAGCTTTCCACGAAAAGGGAAGGATCCTTGCCGGCGCGCTTGGCCCGGACGATGGTATTGAAGAGGTTCTGAACCAGCGTATCCTTCTGCTGACCGACCGTGAAGGCAATGGCTTCGACCGGGTTGCGCCCCAGATCGAAGGTCTGGCAATCAAGATGATCCGTCTGGGAATCCGAGCAGAAAAGAGGCACATCCGAGGGATCAAACTCCGCGCCGCTATATAGGGCTTCGATCACCTTGCGATCATAATCGAGCATGCGATTGGTCTTCGCGATGATATGTCCGGTCATCGCCGCTTCTTCAAAGACCTGGTATTCCATCACCGATGAGGCGGGCTGCAGATCATTCGGGATTTTACCCTGCGACACGTAATCGGCGATCAAGGCGGGACGTTGATCGAGGCTGTAGCTGGCGCCCAGGGAGCCGGCAAAGTTATGACGGAGACCCATGGTGTGACCGACTTCATGCGCGACCACTTCACGGATATAGTCCTGGGACAGACGCAGGAATTCCGTGTCCGGGGCGTTCCTGGTGAGCAGAGTTTCCAAAGTGTTCAGGTAATTATCCTGAAGCTCCAGGTTGCAAAGCGGTCTTTGCACCATGCCCGCCATCGCGAAAGCTGTTTCCAAAGCCTTCTTTTTCCCTGGATAAGCTTTCAAAAGCGCTTTGGCCCGCGAAGCGCCCGACACCGCGAAGGTGCTCGTCATGAAAATCTGAGCATGACGAATCTCGCCCGTGCGTGGATCCATCTGAGCATCGGCATAAGCGTACCCTGCAGTATCCCAGGGTACCCACTGCACCATGTTGTAATCATAATCCGGGGCGCTGACACCAGCTGGAGCCACAATCGCCTGCAGCGGCGCATTGGGAAGAGCGCGGTTCCAATAAAGGATGCCATCGCGCACGGCCTCCACGTATTCCGGCGGCGTGTTGGCTGAAATCGCGTAAACGATGGGTTTGCTCGTATCCCATTTACTGGCGTAAGTGTCGACTACGCCGTTGCCCTTATCGGATTGATACAGGGGTGCAACCTGGAAGAAACCAAAGACATCGAGCGGCTGCCCCGGTGTTTTCGCAAAGTCCGGATTGGGATTGTAAGGCTCCAGATAATACTTCACCTCGATGGTATCGAGCTGAGTTCCCAGGACCTGCGCGATCTGGCGAATGCTCAGAGCGTTGTCGTGGAAGGAGGCGTTATCAATGAAGCTGTTTTTGACGTCGAGGCTACGAAAGGTTTTGATGTAGCTCGCACTATCATCCGAACCATACCAATCCCCGGCGACAAAAGTGTTCGCCATGCCTTCACTGAAATCGACGATGACATCCGTGTCGGTTTCACTCAGAATGGGCAGCTTCGCAAGAATGAGCTGCGCGGGCAGGTCTTTGGTGATGACGTGTCCCTGGGTCGCTTCCATCATAAAAAGCGCGTCACCCGACTGTTTGAAGGCCACGATCCGGCTCTTCAGGCCGTTGGCCGTCGGCATCGGGATCTGACGCATCATCGACGCCTGCAGCAGGAATTCCTTGTCGAGTGCGGATTTTTTAATACTGATGAGTTTGCGATCGGTCAGCCCCAGATTCGCGGCTGCGGATCCTTTGGGATCCACCACGGTAAAAGAGTTCTGGATTGTAGGATCCGCTTTGGTCCTGCGCTGTTCTTTGGAACAGGCGCTCGCCAGCAGCACTATGCTGATTAACCCGCATGACAGGTGTAACTTCACGGTGTGTTTCCTTTCCGAGAGGAGTAACTTTCATAAATTCAAAGCATCGATTGAGTGAAGTACTAACCGACCTCTGCGTCAGCGGAAAAGGTTTTTTGGAATTCATCATCTTGAAGAATTGGAACTTGTCGAATCGGAAAGAAATGGGCTAAATACTCGCCCGCTGTTGTGGACTGTGTGAGGGATTTACGCCATGTGGCGCTTGAAAGTATGATGGGGTAAAGGTTTGGTGGTTTCGTGTCGCCCTGTATCGCGTTGGGCTTTGTTCGTGCTTCCTATGGAATAGAAGGCTCTATACGATTTATTTATTCCCCTCCCGTCAAAAACTTTTTCCAATTTCGCACCAAGGCCTTCGACCCTCGCTCTTCTCTCACTAAATTCTCGCTCGGCTTTGCAGGAGCAGTTGGTTCCTTCAGGAATGGATCCTGCTGCCGATAAAAACCATTCAACCGCAACGCCCGTTCCACCCGCATCCGTTGCTCTCCCGTCAGGCTTTCATCGAGGATATGGCATTCCCCGGCCTCACGATAGGCTACATATCTCCCGGACCAGAACGCCACGCGATGCCGGGCTTGAGACGCGACCTTGATATCATCACTCAGGATACCCATCCAATTTAGGGGATCAGCGGCCGTCAGAATAATGAAATCCGGATCCGGCGGCGCATCACGGCAGCTCCGCAAAGCATCAATGGATTCTTTGAGCGCAAATTGTTCCCCGCCCACTTTCTCGACAAAACGTCCCCCGCGAATCAAACCACGGGCCTCCAAGGTTCTATAGACAACCACAAGCTCACCCCAGGTCGGGGCGAGCGATTCCTTACGCAGAAGATCCCGGAAAATCACACCATAACGCTTTAAGAGCTGCCATGCCCACTGCTCCAGGCGCTCCTCCTGACTCAAGGGCACCCGATACATCGCAAAGGGAGCATAGCGCCCACCACTCCGAAAATCGGTTTCATAACGAATCTGCCGCGCATCTCGAACGGACGCCGGCTGCCGCGCCTTGCGATCAGGATTTAGGAGAGGCCGCACAGCAGCAAAGCTATCGGTGGAAACAAAACCCATGCTCATCAGCTCACTGAGCCCATCTTCAATCTGTGTCGGCAGAAGTTTACTCAGCGCACTGATTTCATCGAAAAATAAAGCCCCGCGCTGCTCCATCAACTCCCAGATCTTCTTCGCGCTATCACTCAAACGATCCA is a window of Oligoflexus sp. DNA encoding:
- a CDS encoding 7TM diverse intracellular signaling domain-containing protein — translated: MLLIVWVFDKISSLSRMIPGIWLLLFWILPTPCLHAAEPYSIAPAMKGAPLGRHFEILADPTGQLGLQDILEKDAAQAFRPSQETVPNFGLRRGPQWVKFTIHNPLQQELTILLENKFTLADSLELYYQNPAGDWLKKAAGDQRPFIERDIHTRQAVFRLTLAPGSHRFYARTFADGAHQLPLHIWTQDEFFAHNAREYGWIGILVGFHLVICLYNLFLYFSLRDRTYLYYVLYVTCNLFYQSASLGLFQQSLSMLGWAESFSNRFTSMNVDMVSITALLFSYHFLNIKEKLPIFRRIYLAIGALDATNLVVTGFISVYFGTAICLVTASMTTSTLLASGFLISRQRYIPAMFYITGWGCYLLGVTGTILNLIGLLPTSNFSRWGQFTGGAIEIAILSLALGARINAKRREHVQMITRLNQDLEGKVEERTAEIQSLLLHIPQGILSIGRDGLITPNYSAQLPSILNHDAIAGQSFRSIILDRSTLSADEKDQAWQSIQAAVGEHSLSFDLNIDKLPAQLDYIMNDQMKVLRLTWNRELNAQDEVKHILVTLLDVSSEVAAQQEIERQNREFEIIKQLVDLGSRKSVQFFSAGDQLINENERLLRATNLDTDTIKILFVNTHTLKGAARSLQLKELANKLHVVESYYAQVLKFHQPLDRARLQQDFTEAKAIYQRYHRANRETLGRLDDLKKVTVDRDFMQDNVKLLNQLLDMDALPRNMKAVIQAHRDEITGMIYTKLPSFIEELRHHADKIAKDLGLEPPLFQIEVANILINTSQELSLKNAFIHLLRNALDHGIEPGGMRKQKGKPTRGTLLIRAEERNGQIQIEFQDDGQGLDIGRIREICRKNGKTEAGLSAAGVASMILENGFSTNESVSMTSGRGVGLAAVRQFMEAEGGRVEIVLGPRIPGTGEFHEFSIRLHLPATVAASWQRMVVQAS
- a CDS encoding zinc-dependent metalloprotease — its product is MKLHLSCGLISIVLLASACSKEQRRTKADPTIQNSFTVVDPKGSAAANLGLTDRKLISIKKSALDKEFLLQASMMRQIPMPTANGLKSRIVAFKQSGDALFMMEATQGHVITKDLPAQLILAKLPILSETDTDVIVDFSEGMANTFVAGDWYGSDDSASYIKTFRSLDVKNSFIDNASFHDNALSIRQIAQVLGTQLDTIEVKYYLEPYNPNPDFAKTPGQPLDVFGFFQVAPLYQSDKGNGVVDTYASKWDTSKPIVYAISANTPPEYVEAVRDGILYWNRALPNAPLQAIVAPAGVSAPDYDYNMVQWVPWDTAGYAYADAQMDPRTGEIRHAQIFMTSTFAVSGASRAKALLKAYPGKKKALETAFAMAGMVQRPLCNLELQDNYLNTLETLLTRNAPDTEFLRLSQDYIREVVAHEVGHTMGLRHNFAGSLGASYSLDQRPALIADYVSQGKIPNDLQPASSVMEYQVFEEAAMTGHIIAKTNRMLDYDRKVIEALYSGAEFDPSDVPLFCSDSQTDHLDCQTFDLGRNPVEAIAFTVGQQKDTLVQNLFNTIVRAKRAGKDPSLFVESWASRVLSSRFNLLMLTASETPLIQIRHKYKNPDDYVSEKILAEEQALMQEALMKQGGWEKMLALPSEKELKEVPFALRKMMRDYQEVEGEQSITFSLDEQQRYETLMRDFVTRLQKELPRAQWERLASVTTPLAHNPFTDGLLNWVGTEAHALLLNTEGVVAGQRFNPDGTVTALQLPAFVADSALRQQVAITVARFPAEANWKVAALKEGLRDELREVLDTYLPESSAIKYKDLDTAAQEWRATEQSLIRTLSF